The Halorhabdus sp. BNX81 genome includes a region encoding these proteins:
- the phoU gene encoding phosphate signaling complex protein PhoU produces the protein MPREGYQEKLDELQEDVLYMSEVVFDRLQTGLDALEKKDDELAEEVIHGDDEINQLYLDLERDCVNLLALQQPVAGDLRFIAASFKIITDLERVADLAVNLGEYAIDAEQDHGPDVDVQAIGEIVVEMNEQAMAAYTDEDSELCYAIGDRDDEVDAMCQDASDTVMRNLIEREIDEDTTDEEIESLMRDVSRLLLTVRDLERVGDHAVNIAARTLYMVDNDDALIY, from the coding sequence ATGCCACGTGAAGGATATCAGGAGAAACTCGACGAACTCCAGGAGGACGTCCTCTACATGAGCGAGGTCGTCTTCGATCGCCTCCAGACGGGACTGGACGCCCTGGAGAAGAAAGACGACGAACTAGCCGAGGAAGTCATCCACGGCGACGACGAGATCAACCAGCTCTATCTCGATCTCGAACGCGACTGTGTCAACCTGCTGGCCCTCCAGCAGCCGGTCGCCGGCGACCTCCGGTTCATCGCCGCCAGCTTCAAGATCATCACCGACCTCGAACGGGTCGCCGACCTCGCCGTCAACCTTGGGGAGTACGCCATCGATGCCGAACAGGATCACGGACCGGACGTCGACGTCCAGGCGATCGGCGAGATCGTCGTCGAGATGAACGAACAAGCCATGGCGGCCTACACTGACGAGGACAGCGAACTCTGTTATGCGATCGGCGACCGCGACGACGAGGTCGACGCGATGTGTCAGGACGCCTCCGACACGGTCATGCGCAACCTCATCGAACGCGAGATCGACGAGGACACCACCGACGAGGAGATCGAATCCCTCATGCGTGACGTCTCACGGCTCCTCCTCACTGTCCGGGACCTCGAACGCGTCGGCGACCACGCCGTCAACATCGCCGCCCGGACACTGTACATGGTCGACAACGACGACGCCCTGATCTACTAG
- a CDS encoding PhoU domain-containing protein, whose protein sequence is METRKVQVTGGSTYTVSLPKEWATENDVSAGSVVEFHSEEDMLLLSPQDDRERAEGSLDVSGLTEETELTRAVMTMYVSGFDIIRLEAPRITATQRRYIRNATQGLVGLEVIEETGDRVVLQDLLDSSELSVNNAITRMRLVSLTMSADAVTALVENDDELAADVMERDDDVDRLWYMVSRVFRTVLRNPTAANDMGFPRETVFDYQSGARQLERIADHANKIADIATDIEAVPEEEADALDELREIAISVPETAMDALLADDPDEAVSLANEARGRIPEVDEKAREVDSLIRQFDDPQRAHRLGLVVDSLSRTADYGSNIAESALQKAVPQPS, encoded by the coding sequence ATGGAGACCCGCAAGGTTCAGGTCACCGGTGGCTCGACGTATACGGTCTCATTACCCAAGGAATGGGCGACGGAAAACGACGTCAGCGCGGGCAGCGTCGTGGAGTTCCACTCCGAGGAAGACATGCTGTTGCTCTCGCCCCAGGACGATCGCGAGCGGGCGGAGGGGAGCCTCGACGTGAGCGGGCTGACCGAGGAGACGGAGTTGACCCGCGCCGTGATGACGATGTACGTCAGCGGGTTCGACATCATCCGCCTGGAAGCCCCCCGGATCACCGCCACCCAGCGCCGGTACATCAGAAACGCCACCCAGGGACTCGTGGGCCTGGAAGTCATCGAGGAGACCGGCGACCGGGTCGTGCTCCAGGATCTGCTGGACTCCTCGGAGCTGTCGGTCAACAACGCGATCACCCGGATGCGGCTGGTCTCGCTAACCATGTCCGCCGACGCGGTGACCGCACTGGTCGAGAACGACGACGAACTCGCCGCCGACGTCATGGAACGGGACGACGACGTCGACCGGCTGTGGTATATGGTCTCACGGGTGTTCCGAACCGTGTTGCGAAATCCGACAGCGGCCAACGATATGGGCTTCCCCCGGGAGACCGTCTTCGATTATCAGTCCGGCGCACGCCAACTCGAACGTATCGCCGACCACGCCAACAAGATCGCCGACATCGCCACCGACATCGAGGCAGTCCCCGAGGAGGAGGCTGACGCGCTCGACGAACTCCGGGAGATCGCCATCTCCGTGCCCGAGACGGCGATGGACGCCCTGCTGGCCGACGATCCTGACGAGGCGGTCTCGCTGGCCAACGAGGCACGGGGGCGTATCCCCGAAGTCGACGAGAAAGCCCGAGAGGTCGACAGTCTGATCCGGCAGTTCGACGACCCCCAGCGCGCCCACCGACTCGGCCTGGTGGTCGACTCGTTGAGTCGGACCGCCGACTACGGGAGCAACATCGCCGAAAGCGCACTCCAGAAAGCAGTTCCTCAGCCGTCCTAA
- a CDS encoding class I SAM-dependent methyltransferase, which produces MDPDEDAYGQAIRDYHERAEGFEIIERDDGHVAPSAGPAMYFSDYDEWGTDEQTALDHLRGSVLDIGCGAGRHGLYAQRQGHDVTGIDVSPGAVEVSRDRGLDTVEQCDVIDVADVFVSDAFETVLMLGANFGLVGTAETAPDILDGLATVTTEDGRILAQSRDPHDTDDPHHREYHAFNRDRGRFPGALRMRTRYKTFATPWFDYLLVSPTEMDDVLEATVWTRTETWAGDGGLYTAILEKER; this is translated from the coding sequence ATGGATCCCGACGAGGACGCCTACGGGCAGGCGATACGTGACTACCACGAGCGGGCGGAAGGGTTCGAAATCATCGAGCGCGACGACGGGCACGTCGCGCCGTCGGCGGGACCGGCGATGTACTTCAGCGACTACGACGAGTGGGGGACGGACGAACAGACTGCCCTCGATCATCTCCGTGGATCGGTCCTGGATATCGGGTGCGGTGCCGGTCGACACGGGCTGTACGCACAGCGACAGGGTCACGACGTGACCGGGATCGACGTCTCGCCGGGTGCGGTCGAGGTGAGTCGGGACCGCGGGCTCGACACGGTCGAGCAGTGTGACGTGATAGACGTCGCTGACGTGTTCGTCTCCGATGCGTTCGAGACGGTGCTGATGCTCGGAGCCAATTTCGGACTGGTCGGGACTGCCGAGACCGCGCCGGACATCCTGGATGGCCTGGCGACGGTCACGACGGAGGACGGTCGAATCCTCGCACAGAGCCGGGATCCACACGACACCGACGATCCACACCATCGGGAGTACCACGCGTTCAACCGGGACCGCGGCCGGTTCCCCGGTGCGCTCAGGATGCGGACGCGCTACAAAACCTTCGCGACGCCGTGGTTCGACTACCTGCTCGTCTCGCCGACGGAGATGGACGACGTTCTCGAAGCGACTGTCTGGACGCGAACGGAGACGTGGGCGGGCGACGGCGGGCTGTACACCGCGATACTAGAGAAGGAAAGATAG
- the pstA gene encoding phosphate ABC transporter permease PstA produces MSVGSNASNGSAFGEVNRLWGIAFRYLSAGASVLGLIALASLLTFVFWDAFGLWSAGTGWYLTFGATLVVPTAAFLWYARTRPVVAEAALELVSATVGGLLGAVGAVIVLLVIAGPNVWFAYFLTVFAPVGALYAYGRYDVDANWTGLAALFVLLVGPIGGTLALPVLTTVGGLLGGPGIVFVSIVLPGAAILAFLLRSMFEYGRRVALGAAVALPLVAIAGVPAIDRVAVVSRTVWLTLLVVFVVPVVVAVANTVRDRTRRTAFALPAILLGGFVLGRGIVDALGFHRPEPWLDWQFLTSDPVTGTAAEAGLYPAIVGSVFVIVLVAVLTFVLGVGAAIYLEEYAPSSGPLAGITRIIQINISNLAGVPSVVYGLLGLGIFVNMRLESLSIPLVGIEIPLPFAYTGIGVGTVLTAAFTLSLLILPIVIISAQEAVRAVPGSLRQASYGMGATKWQTVRSVVIPEALPGMLTGTILALGRAIGETAPLIMVGVATSTSNPPSGFFSTVSAMPRQIYTWSSLPGDAFQHGVTAAGVVTLLIVLLTMNSVAILLRNKYETEA; encoded by the coding sequence ATGTCGGTCGGCTCCAATGCGTCGAACGGCTCGGCGTTCGGGGAGGTGAATCGGCTCTGGGGTATCGCCTTCCGGTATCTCTCGGCCGGCGCGTCGGTGCTGGGACTGATCGCGCTCGCGTCGCTGTTGACGTTCGTGTTCTGGGACGCCTTCGGCCTCTGGAGCGCCGGCACGGGCTGGTATCTCACCTTTGGGGCGACGCTGGTCGTCCCGACAGCCGCGTTCCTCTGGTACGCACGGACGCGTCCGGTCGTCGCCGAGGCCGCACTCGAGCTGGTCAGCGCGACGGTCGGCGGCCTGCTCGGGGCCGTCGGGGCGGTGATCGTGCTGCTCGTGATCGCCGGCCCGAACGTTTGGTTCGCGTACTTCCTCACGGTCTTTGCGCCCGTCGGGGCGCTGTACGCTTACGGCCGGTACGACGTGGACGCGAACTGGACCGGGCTCGCCGCTCTCTTCGTCCTGCTGGTCGGTCCGATCGGCGGCACGCTCGCCCTCCCGGTGTTGACGACGGTCGGCGGCCTGCTGGGCGGTCCCGGGATCGTGTTCGTCTCGATCGTGCTCCCCGGGGCGGCGATCCTCGCGTTCCTCCTTCGGTCGATGTTCGAGTACGGCCGGCGGGTCGCGCTCGGGGCCGCCGTGGCGCTGCCGCTCGTCGCGATCGCCGGCGTCCCGGCGATCGACCGAGTGGCTGTCGTCTCGCGGACCGTCTGGCTGACACTACTGGTCGTCTTCGTCGTCCCGGTAGTCGTCGCGGTCGCCAACACGGTCCGTGACCGGACCCGTCGGACCGCCTTCGCCCTGCCCGCGATACTACTTGGCGGGTTCGTCCTCGGCCGGGGGATCGTCGACGCGCTCGGCTTCCACCGACCGGAGCCGTGGCTCGACTGGCAGTTCCTCACCAGCGACCCGGTGACAGGGACGGCCGCTGAAGCCGGTCTCTATCCGGCGATCGTCGGCTCGGTGTTCGTCATCGTCCTGGTCGCCGTCCTCACCTTCGTGCTGGGCGTCGGCGCGGCGATCTACTTAGAGGAGTACGCCCCATCCAGCGGACCGCTGGCCGGGATCACCCGGATCATCCAGATCAACATCTCCAACCTCGCGGGCGTCCCCTCGGTCGTCTACGGGTTGCTCGGGCTGGGCATCTTCGTCAACATGCGACTGGAGTCGCTGTCGATCCCCCTCGTCGGGATCGAGATCCCGCTCCCCTTCGCCTACACTGGCATCGGCGTCGGGACGGTCCTGACGGCGGCGTTCACCCTCTCGTTGCTCATCCTGCCGATCGTCATCATCTCGGCCCAGGAGGCCGTCCGGGCCGTCCCGGGTTCGCTCCGGCAGGCGTCCTACGGGATGGGTGCGACGAAGTGGCAGACCGTCCGGAGCGTCGTGATCCCGGAGGCGTTGCCCGGTATGTTGACGGGCACGATCCTCGCACTGGGGCGGGCGATCGGCGAGACCGCACCGTTGATCATGGTCGGCGTCGCGACGAGTACCTCGAACCCGCCCAGCGGCTTCTTCTCGACGGTGAGCGCGATGCCGAGGCAGATCTACACCTGGTCGTCGCTCCCCGGGGACGCCTTCCAGCACGGCGTGACAGCGGCGGGCGTCGTCACGCTGTTGATCGTCCTGTTGACGATGAACTCGGTGGCGATCCTGCTGCGAAACAAGTACGAAACGGAGGCCTGA
- the pstC gene encoding phosphate ABC transporter permease subunit PstC, with product MSAERNTPDLTGGPETRTTRESVYHALFFVSAAVSILTTVGIILVLTIDAAGFFSQYSAVEFLTGPTFNVQREVFGVLPLMAGTFLITIGAAVVALPLGVLTAIYLSEYASPRVRSILKPLLEVLAGVPTVVYGYFALVYITPALNVVIEWVNGTLGLALPTLGLFNGLSASIVVGILIIPMVSSISEDAMSAVPDSLREAGYGLGATKFKVSTTVVVPAAISGITSAFILAISRAIGETMAVTLAAGTSPLDLPATESAFGIPYVAPTDIVGLYAEGMATMTSKMIDIARGDLAGGSVSYDAMYAIGLTLFVITLTMNVLSDRIAARYREEYE from the coding sequence ATGAGTGCTGAAAGGAACACACCGGACCTGACCGGCGGCCCCGAGACGCGGACGACGCGTGAATCGGTCTATCATGCTCTGTTCTTCGTCTCCGCCGCCGTCTCCATTCTGACCACGGTCGGCATCATCCTCGTGTTGACGATCGACGCGGCCGGCTTCTTCTCTCAGTACTCCGCCGTCGAGTTCCTGACGGGGCCGACGTTCAACGTCCAGCGGGAGGTCTTCGGGGTCCTCCCGCTGATGGCCGGGACCTTTCTGATCACGATCGGGGCGGCCGTGGTCGCGCTCCCGTTGGGCGTGTTGACGGCGATCTACCTCAGCGAGTACGCCAGCCCGCGCGTGCGATCGATACTCAAACCGTTGCTCGAAGTGCTGGCCGGCGTCCCGACGGTCGTCTACGGGTACTTCGCGCTGGTGTACATCACGCCCGCGCTCAACGTCGTCATCGAGTGGGTAAACGGAACGCTCGGCCTCGCACTGCCGACGCTCGGGCTGTTCAACGGGCTCTCGGCGTCCATCGTCGTGGGTATCCTCATCATCCCGATGGTCTCCTCGATCAGCGAGGACGCGATGTCCGCGGTGCCGGACTCGTTGCGGGAGGCGGGCTACGGGCTCGGGGCGACCAAGTTCAAGGTCTCGACGACGGTCGTGGTCCCGGCGGCGATCTCGGGCATCACCTCGGCGTTCATCCTCGCGATCTCCCGGGCCATCGGTGAGACGATGGCTGTCACCCTCGCAGCCGGGACGAGCCCGCTGGATCTGCCGGCCACGGAATCGGCGTTCGGAATCCCGTATGTCGCCCCGACGGACATCGTCGGGCTGTACGCCGAGGGCATGGCGACGATGACCTCGAAGATGATCGACATCGCCCGCGGGGACCTCGCCGGCGGGTCGGTCAGCTACGACGCGATGTACGCGATCGGGCTGACGCTGTTCGTCATTACCTTGACCATGAACGTACTCAGTGACCGTATCGCAGCACGCTACCGGGAGGAATACGAGTGA
- a CDS encoding PstS family phosphate ABC transporter substrate-binding protein has translation MSRKSDRAVSRRQFLIGAGTASAGSIALAGCTEQGGTTTDGEDSLSGEFRMTGSSTVYPLAVEVVNQFENDHPEVSVPLNRTGSGGGFSNHFCVGNSVINNASRPITNGESEQCSQNDVTPHEIKVASDAVTVIVNSDNDWVECLTVDQLAQIWREDGAQTWRDVDSSWPNEPINRFGAARTSGTFDYFKEVIVGEDTNHTSDYSATERDNEILAGVQRDQYAIGYFGFAYYADNQDVVKAVSIDNGDGCIEPSLENARTGEYQPLSRPLFTYVAESALEREEVAEFCRFFVEESTNQELVADTVGYVPNTEEERETQLDELNAAIESVQ, from the coding sequence ATGTCACGGAAGTCAGATCGCGCCGTGTCGCGACGACAGTTCCTGATCGGGGCCGGGACGGCAAGTGCCGGCTCGATAGCGCTTGCTGGCTGTACCGAACAGGGTGGGACGACGACCGACGGCGAGGACTCACTGTCGGGTGAGTTCAGGATGACCGGGTCGAGCACGGTGTATCCCCTGGCTGTGGAGGTTGTCAACCAGTTCGAAAACGATCATCCCGAGGTGAGTGTTCCGCTCAATCGGACTGGAAGCGGGGGCGGGTTCAGCAACCATTTCTGTGTCGGGAATTCGGTCATCAACAACGCCTCGCGACCGATCACTAACGGGGAGTCCGAGCAGTGTAGCCAGAACGACGTCACTCCCCACGAGATCAAGGTGGCGAGCGACGCGGTGACAGTTATCGTTAACAGCGACAACGACTGGGTCGAGTGTTTGACGGTCGACCAGCTCGCCCAGATCTGGCGGGAGGACGGAGCCCAGACCTGGCGCGACGTCGACTCGTCCTGGCCGAACGAACCGATCAACCGCTTCGGCGCGGCGAGGACCTCTGGCACGTTCGATTACTTCAAGGAGGTGATCGTCGGTGAGGACACAAACCACACCTCGGACTACTCCGCGACCGAGCGGGACAACGAGATCCTCGCGGGCGTCCAGCGCGACCAGTACGCCATCGGGTACTTCGGATTTGCCTACTACGCCGATAATCAGGACGTGGTCAAGGCCGTCTCGATCGACAACGGCGACGGGTGCATCGAGCCGTCCCTCGAGAACGCCAGGACCGGCGAGTACCAGCCCCTGTCGCGGCCGTTGTTCACCTACGTCGCCGAGAGCGCCCTCGAGCGCGAGGAGGTCGCCGAGTTCTGTCGGTTCTTCGTCGAGGAGAGCACCAACCAGGAGCTGGTGGCCGACACGGTCGGCTACGTCCCCAACACCGAAGAGGAACGCGAGACGCAACTCGACGAGTTGAACGCTGCCATCGAGTCCGTCCAGTAG
- a CDS encoding hemolysin family protein, with protein sequence MVNVALSAAQLVLALILVVLNGFFVAAEFAFVRVRGTSVDQLAEEGRPGSATLQEVMTNLDNYLATTQLGITIASLGLGWVGEPAVAALIEPILESVLPASLIHLVAFAIGFSIITFLHVVFGELAPKTIAIAQTERLSLFLAPPMKFFYFILYPGIVVFNGAANAFTRSLGVPPASETDETLGERELLRVLTRSGEVGDIDLAEVTMIERVFDLDDIVVREVMVPRPDVVSVRADAALSDLQSIVLEAGHTRYPVLAAEDGDQVIGFVDVKDVLRAEVEGGDAKSVGDIAREIAIAPETMALSDLLRQFREDQQQMVAVIDEWGAFEGIATVEDVVEALVGDLRDEFDMDEREPSIRPRDDGGYDIDGGVPLSKINDMIEGELTSDEVETIGGLVLEQLNRAPERGDRVAVAGYVVTVTSVEGSRISTIRVQERQEGDSVVD encoded by the coding sequence ATGGTAAACGTCGCGCTCTCGGCAGCACAACTCGTCTTGGCGCTGATTCTGGTGGTATTAAACGGCTTTTTCGTCGCTGCGGAGTTCGCCTTCGTCCGGGTTCGGGGGACATCGGTCGACCAGCTCGCCGAGGAAGGGCGGCCCGGCTCGGCGACGCTGCAAGAAGTGATGACGAATCTCGATAACTACCTCGCCACGACGCAACTCGGCATCACCATCGCCTCGCTCGGATTGGGGTGGGTCGGCGAACCCGCCGTGGCGGCGCTCATCGAGCCGATACTGGAATCGGTTCTGCCGGCGAGTCTCATCCATCTCGTGGCGTTCGCAATCGGATTTAGTATCATCACGTTCCTCCACGTCGTCTTCGGTGAACTCGCGCCGAAGACGATCGCAATCGCCCAAACCGAACGACTCTCGCTGTTTCTCGCCCCGCCGATGAAGTTCTTTTATTTCATACTCTATCCGGGTATTGTCGTCTTTAACGGGGCGGCTAACGCGTTCACGCGGTCGCTCGGTGTGCCGCCCGCTTCCGAGACGGACGAGACTCTCGGTGAGCGAGAGCTCCTCCGGGTACTCACACGATCGGGTGAGGTGGGGGACATCGACCTGGCAGAAGTGACGATGATCGAGCGGGTCTTCGATCTCGACGACATCGTGGTGCGGGAGGTCATGGTTCCACGGCCTGACGTGGTGAGCGTTCGGGCGGATGCCGCGCTCTCGGACCTCCAGTCGATCGTCCTCGAGGCTGGTCACACCCGCTATCCAGTGCTTGCCGCCGAGGACGGCGATCAAGTGATCGGATTCGTGGACGTCAAGGACGTGTTACGAGCGGAGGTGGAGGGTGGGGACGCCAAGTCAGTCGGCGACATCGCCCGCGAGATCGCGATCGCCCCCGAGACGATGGCACTCAGCGATCTCCTGAGACAGTTCAGGGAAGACCAACAGCAAATGGTTGCAGTTATCGACGAGTGGGGGGCGTTTGAGGGGATCGCAACGGTTGAAGACGTCGTCGAGGCGCTCGTCGGGGACCTCCGGGATGAGTTTGATATGGACGAGCGCGAACCCTCGATTCGCCCGCGTGATGATGGGGGATACGACATTGATGGGGGCGTCCCGTTGTCGAAAATCAACGACATGATCGAGGGGGAGCTCACGAGTGACGAGGTCGAAACGATCGGTGGGCTGGTACTCGAGCAACTCAACCGTGCGCCGGAACGTGGCGATCGCGTTGCGGTCGCCGGGTACGTCGTCACGGTGACGAGCGTCGAGGGGTCCCGAATTTCGACGATCCGGGTCCAGGAACGTCAAGAGGGCGATTCAGTAGTGGACTGA
- a CDS encoding ferredoxin, which produces MATVEVDQDLCVGDEICAAMEPEIFEMRDDGLAYVVDGQEEVDGDMVAAAREAADACPVDAITVEE; this is translated from the coding sequence ATGGCTACAGTGGAAGTCGATCAGGACCTTTGTGTCGGCGACGAGATCTGTGCGGCAATGGAACCGGAAATCTTCGAAATGCGTGACGATGGGCTCGCGTACGTCGTCGACGGACAGGAAGAGGTCGACGGCGATATGGTCGCCGCCGCCAGAGAGGCTGCGGACGCCTGCCCCGTCGACGCGATCACCGTCGAGGAATAA
- a CDS encoding 30S ribosomal protein S8e, with protein MKFQGRSTRKRTGGRRRHARNKRRHELGDEPTETEVGEQKLKFVDARGGTEKIRAVATDVASVATDDGTVAAEIENVVENPANPNYIRRNIITKGAVVATSEGEARVTSRPGQDGQVNAELIE; from the coding sequence ATGAAATTCCAGGGCCGCTCGACCCGAAAACGTACTGGAGGTCGACGACGTCACGCACGGAACAAGCGCCGCCACGAACTCGGCGACGAACCGACCGAGACGGAAGTCGGCGAGCAGAAACTCAAGTTCGTCGACGCTCGTGGCGGGACCGAGAAGATCCGTGCTGTCGCAACCGACGTCGCCAGCGTCGCCACCGACGACGGGACTGTCGCTGCCGAGATCGAAAACGTCGTCGAGAACCCCGCCAACCCGAACTACATCCGGCGGAACATCATCACGAAGGGCGCGGTCGTCGCGACCAGCGAGGGCGAGGCCCGCGTCACCTCCCGACCCGGTCAGGACGGCCAGGTCAACGCTGAGCTAATCGAGTAA
- a CDS encoding HAD family hydrolase, producing the protein MTVNAVVFDLDETLAVTTRDRGTLIEEATAVAGGDPIEYTTYQDTHHEAVTSETRAPIFEAVIDDETVDPDAVADTYREAVNDALVPVDGASDLLAHLTNGAGYRVGVLTDGPVRAQRSKLDVLGWDDYLDASVVTGALKTRKPDPIAFEAILEEMSVRPSEAVYVGDKPEVDVAGAKDAGLAAVQVLYPGGPELHPRADAAVDRDKLRTDLLDVLAGL; encoded by the coding sequence ATGACCGTCAACGCGGTGGTCTTCGACCTAGATGAGACGCTGGCCGTGACCACGCGCGATCGGGGGACGCTGATCGAGGAGGCGACCGCCGTCGCCGGCGGCGACCCGATCGAGTACACGACCTATCAGGATACCCACCACGAGGCAGTCACGAGCGAAACGCGGGCCCCTATTTTCGAGGCCGTCATCGACGACGAGACGGTCGATCCCGACGCCGTAGCCGACACCTACCGCGAGGCGGTCAACGACGCGCTCGTTCCGGTCGATGGCGCGAGTGACCTGCTCGCCCATCTCACCAACGGCGCTGGCTACCGCGTCGGCGTGTTGACCGACGGGCCGGTTCGCGCCCAGCGGAGCAAACTCGACGTGCTCGGGTGGGATGACTATCTCGACGCCAGCGTCGTGACCGGGGCCTTAAAGACGCGCAAACCCGATCCGATCGCGTTCGAGGCGATCCTCGAGGAGATGTCTGTCCGCCCGTCCGAGGCGGTGTACGTCGGCGACAAGCCGGAGGTCGACGTCGCGGGAGCCAAAGACGCCGGCCTGGCCGCGGTGCAGGTACTCTATCCCGGTGGTCCCGAGTTGCACCCGCGGGCCGACGCCGCGGTCGATCGGGACAAGCTTCGGACGGATTTGCTCGACGTTCTCGCCGGCCTGTGA
- the pstB gene encoding phosphate ABC transporter ATP-binding protein PstB: MSQDNTSPDPASNDEQLVSTAPGRGGLGDGSDATQGESHTVIETRGLNVYYSDTQAIQDVSMEILSNRVTAMIGPSGCGKSTFLRSINRMNDLIDTARIEGELLFEGKNVYDDDVDPVALRRKIGMVFQHPNPFPKSIYDNVAYGLRIQDETENLDEKVETALKRAALWDEVEDQLDESALDLSGGQQQRLCIARAIAVDPEVILMDEPASALDPIATSKIEDLIEELAESYTVVIVTHNMQQAARISDQTAVFLTGGELVEYDDTDKIFENPESQRVEDYITGKFG, translated from the coding sequence ATGTCACAAGACAACACCTCACCCGACCCAGCATCGAACGACGAGCAACTCGTCTCGACCGCGCCCGGCCGCGGTGGCCTCGGCGACGGATCCGACGCCACGCAGGGAGAGAGCCACACCGTCATCGAGACCCGCGGGCTGAACGTTTACTACAGTGATACCCAGGCGATACAGGACGTTTCGATGGAGATCCTCTCGAACCGGGTGACGGCGATGATCGGCCCCTCCGGCTGTGGGAAGTCGACGTTCCTGCGCTCGATCAACCGGATGAACGATCTCATCGACACGGCCCGGATCGAGGGCGAACTGCTGTTCGAGGGCAAGAACGTCTACGACGACGACGTCGATCCCGTCGCGCTCCGCCGGAAGATCGGGATGGTCTTCCAGCACCCCAACCCCTTCCCGAAGAGCATCTACGACAACGTCGCCTACGGCCTCCGCATCCAGGACGAGACCGAAAACCTGGACGAGAAGGTCGAGACGGCACTGAAACGCGCCGCGTTGTGGGACGAGGTCGAGGATCAACTCGACGAGTCCGCGCTGGACCTCTCCGGAGGCCAGCAACAGCGACTGTGCATCGCGCGCGCCATCGCCGTCGACCCCGAGGTCATCCTGATGGACGAACCCGCCAGCGCCCTGGACCCCATCGCGACCTCGAAGATCGAGGACCTCATCGAGGAACTCGCCGAGTCCTACACTGTCGTCATCGTCACCCACAACATGCAGCAGGCGGCCCGGATTTCGGATCAGACCGCCGTCTTCCTCACCGGCGGCGAACTCGTCGAATACGACGACACCGACAAGATCTTCGAGAACCCGGAGAGCCAGCGCGTCGAGGACTACATCACCGGCAAGTTCGGATGA
- a CDS encoding DUF2240 family protein, with product MSLRTAVAAPFVQAGSDQLPRSDFVVDLSLDRDWFSPEQAKRLIDIAEGEGLVTATDDSLELAFDPTSVTVPDGYQPDESILRERSTFERVLDTVVAEGTDKQQAVAAINGLQSDLGVTLETAAILYARRQGIDVDEAIDRTLEAL from the coding sequence ATGAGTCTCCGGACAGCCGTGGCCGCCCCGTTCGTCCAGGCCGGAAGCGACCAGCTTCCGCGGAGTGACTTCGTGGTCGACCTCAGCCTCGACCGTGACTGGTTCTCACCGGAGCAGGCAAAGCGGCTGATCGACATCGCCGAAGGCGAGGGGCTGGTGACGGCAACCGACGACAGCCTCGAACTCGCCTTCGATCCGACGTCGGTGACTGTTCCCGACGGCTACCAGCCTGACGAATCGATCCTCCGCGAGCGCTCGACGTTCGAGCGAGTCCTCGATACGGTCGTGGCCGAGGGGACGGACAAACAGCAAGCCGTCGCGGCGATCAACGGCCTCCAGTCCGATCTCGGCGTCACCCTGGAGACGGCAGCGATCCTCTACGCGCGCCGGCAGGGCATCGACGTCGACGAGGCGATCGATCGCACGCTGGAGGCCCTCTGA